The DNA segment CAAGCTTTGACTTTTATTTCGCTGAATTTTCGCATTTTGTACGTTGTCCGTGTTTCGGAATTAACGTTAGGTATTTTGTGCCTTCAGTGCAGGGCAGGCTTTGTTAGCCCCCGAGGGCCGCGCAACCTTCTTTCAAAGCCGagcagcactttggctttttattttttctcccGGAGGTacgtttttccttcggtgcgggagcAAGCAcacttagcccctgacttttagtcaagtcgagaggtgcgccaccttcttttaggttgagtagcacttcggctttttattttttctcccaAAGGTACATTttgccttcggtgtgggggcaggcactcttagcccccgacttttagtcgagaggtgtgccgtcttcttttaggtcgagcagcacttcaactttttatttttttttctcacgaAGGTACGTTTTGCgctcggtgcgggggcaggtactcttagcccctgatttttagtcgagaggtgcgccatCTTCTTTTAGGTCGATCAGAactttggcttttttttttctcccgaatgtacgttttgccttcggtgcgagcgcaggcactcttagcccccgacttttagtcaagaggtgcgccgccttcttttaggtcgagcagcactttggctttttattttttctcctgaaggtatgttttcccttcggtgcgggagcaggcactcttagcccccgacttttagtcgagaggtggattgtcttcttttaggtcgagcagcacttcgggtctcctttttttttagcATTACACAAATTCATGTAACTGAATCATAATCACCTTGCCTTGTGGGCGAAGACGCTGCAAAAAGAGATGCTTTAAAATATGGACAACTTTGAAGCAAGTGATAAGCTTCGTACTTTGCTGCGGGTTTACGCCCCGTCTAAAGTCGAAAGgtaagatgtctttctttgacattcCATACCTTGACTTTTATGGCGAGTTTTTGGCTCACCCtttgtcgattggtgtgcttccttcTTGTGAAGGtttgcaacacttcgacgatgaATTATGCATAATTTTGTCAAAAGTACACGCTTTTTTATATGGGGGTGATTCCATTTATATCATAGTTTTTACAAAGGttattgcctcgttaaaaacctcatgcCCTGACGAAGGGTTCctcctgtgaggaaaagagtacaacaatTGTACACTATTTTGGTTGAActgcagaaaagaaaattacataaatgctaCCCTGATACGTGTACCTCGACCGCCAATGCGAGGACATCTTCTATGGTtactacacataaaacttgcgaAGGTTATCAGCATTCTAAGTGTGCGAAATCTCTTCCCCTTTGACAGTGGCCAGGTGATAAGACCCGGGCTtaacgacctcttcaccaaAAAAGGTCCATCCCACTTACTTTGTAGTTTTCCCATGGCCGAAGTATTGGTGAGCCTCCGAAGTACCAAGTATCTAGGAGCGAACTCCTTCGgggacactttcttgtctcttcATTTCCTAgagcctgtttggtagagctctctttgattcaaattctctacggagagtgattctctggaggaagtgattttgtggctgaaagtgattctttagaataaactatatgaaggaagtgattctgtgcgggaagtgaatcagggtAAGCGACTTTTTTCAGCTtcccagcttctagttcatttcagagaatcactccgaCGGATTCCACTCAGGGAGTTAAAAGCTAAAACCtgttgtttggtagagctcccccAGATTCTAGCCGGGAAGCTGctctgggagctctgccaaacaggtcCCTAGTTTCCTCCTGGTATCTAGTCAAGTTTTTTATGGCATGCATTCTCACTTCCTCCAGTGCATCTTTCGATACAGATTCTTCGTTCTGGACTGATTCAGCCGTGACTCTAAATGATTTGTTTCTACATTCCTTCGGAGTCATCGCCTCTTCGCAGAAGAGCAAACAAAATGGCGTGAACCCTGTTGGTCTTGTTACTGTTGTTCTCACAGACCACTAGACCTTCGGCAGCTCTTCCACCCACTTTCCATTTGATTGAGCGTAATGGATTTGATTCCTAGACCTTTGCAGAATTTTGTGAATCCTTCGCTGTCAAACTGTGTGCCATTATCAATGGTCACCTTGCGAGGAACGCCGAAGTGACAGACAATACTTTTgatgttatgttcaccagcggcattGCCTCTACCCATTTCGAGATGTACCCAACTGCGACAACAGCGTAACGCAAGTTTCCCAGTGCGACTGGTAACTGTCCGATAATGTCGATTCCCCACCGTATTAATGGCTAGACTTGTGGTATGAGTTGCGTCTTTGTTGAAGGCCTATTTGAACCCTTGGCCAAGTATTGGCACTTCACACAGCTTCAGACTATGTGCTCTGCATCAGAGATagtctttggccaaaagaatccttgcCTGTATACTTTCTTGATGAGTGCTCGAGTGCCAATGTGTGAGTCACACAGTCCTCATGTATTTCTCAGAGCAAGTTTTGACCCTCTGCTTGGgatatgcatcgaagcattggtgcacaaactcccatcttATACAATTCGgatcccacaattttgtagtttctggccCGTTGCGCCATGCGCTTATCCTCAACATTATATTCAGGCTCATAGTAACCGCGAAGGTATGCCATTATAGGGGATTGCCTATCTTCTCTTTCAATTATAGTCATCGATCATGACGCCTGCAAAGGGGCCTCGACTGCTGGCACCTTCACCTTCTGATAAAACACATCTGGCGGTATCACCATATTTTGTGCCACAGCCTTTGCGAGGTCGTCAGCCTCGAAGTTGTAATTCCTTGATATGCTCTTGACTATGAACCCCAGGATatgcttttccatgcttcgcaCTTCTGCCATGTACTTAACCAGTTCTGGCTTCTTCGCCTGAAATGTcttttcaatttggcttgcGACCACCCTGGAGTCTGTCTTAACTAGGACCCTTCGGGCGCCCAACGCTCGTGCCTTACGAAGCCCAAGGAGAACTGCTTCGTACTCTGCAATATTGTTTGTCGATCGAAAATCGAGTCTGGCGGCGTATCGCAACTTCACTCCCGAAGGTGAATATACTGTCACCGCCGCGCCAGCACATGTAGCCCCCCATACTCCATCACAATACACGATCCAAACTGGGTCTAATGGTGCCTTATCTGCAGCTTCAGCCAGCGGCGTCCAGTCTGCCACGAACTCCGATAATGCTTGAGACTTTTATCGCTGTTCTTGCAACAAAAGCTATCATAAATGGTGCAATCTCTGCagcccattttgcaatcctccctatagcttcacggttttcaaacatgtcgcaaAGGGGTAAAGAGGTGGGCACTGTTATCTTCACGACGTTATTACTAGCGCATAGGCCATCTTCTCCATTTCGAAGTAATACCTCTTCGGCCCTGCCAAAGCCTCCGGTACATAGTATACTAGAAATTGCTGAAATTTGTCACCttcttgcctttcttgcacAAGTACGGCACTTCCTGCCGAAGGAGATGCTGCTATGTACAGCAACAACTCAGCCTCGGGATCGGGACTGGACAAGGCCGTGAGCATCATCATATACTTCTTCAACTCATCGAAGGCTTCCTGCTACTTCGcgccccatttgaaagggtcaaATCCTTTtagcgttttgaagaaaggtaggcttcgctcGGCTGATTTTGCGATGAATCGGTTCAGAGCTGCCAATCTCCCTGCTAGGCGTTGTGCTTGTTTCTTGCTCTGGGGaggtctcatgtcaattattgctTGAATATTTTGAGGATCTACCTCGGTGCCCCTTCGTGAGACCAAGAAGCACAGTAATCTTCCTGATCGCATACCAAACGCACATTTTTCTAGGTTTAGCTTTAGACCTGCACTTCGCAGGTTTTCAAAAGTTTCTTGGAGGTCATCGAGGTGTGTGTCTTCTCTAatgcttttgaccactatgtcatcaacgtaTGCCGAGACATTTCAGCACTATCTGTACCAACCTGACAAAGGTGGCACCAGCATTCCAAAGGTCGAAGGCTATTCTTACGAAACAATATATACCTAAGgaggttctaaaacttgttttcTCCTTGTCCTCCTTGGCCATCcaaacctggtggtacccaTAATATGCATCCAAGAAACTTAACATTTCACAGCCCGCAGCGGAGTCCACCAACTGATCAATTCGTGGCAGCGGaaagtcatccttcggacaagctcTGTTCAGGTCTatgaaatctacacacatcctctacttgccattacttttcttaaCTAGCAccgggttggccagccactcagAATGCAACACTTTGCGCACCACTCTGGTGtcaagcaacttttgcacctcagccttcgctgcctcttccctctcctttgaAGCCTTCCGAAGCTTCTGCTTCTTAGGCTTTGCCTTGGGGTCTACATTTAGAGTATGTTGAATGATATCTCTGctgactccttgcaaatccttcggaGACCAGACGAAGATATCTTCGTTGTTGCGGAGGAACAATATCAATCTTTGCTCAGCTTCCTCTATGATTTCTACCCCAATAACAACTTTTTTATCTGGCCTGTCTCGACACAGTAGTACTTTCTTGGTCTGGCCTTGTGGTCTAGCCTTCGCCATTGTCTGCTCCTGCAGTTGCTCTTCGTGTTCTTCAGGATTTACCAAAGGTCCAACCACTACATGGATATTTCGCGGGCCCGgagtatttcccacttcaattcTACGTGCCACTTGTTGACATCCAAACACTGTTATGACACCTTcgggaccaggcatcttcatgcacaaatatgcatggTGCTGTATTGCTTCGAATGTATTTAGGACTCCTCATCCAAAAATTGCATTATAGTGATTGTTGAtgtcaaccacatcgaaggtgatgTCCTTCGTTCGAAAGTTTGATCCTTCGTCAAATGACACCGGGATTGCTATCTTTCCCAAGGCGTTGATTGTTTTTCTCCGACTCAAAGATGCCTACTACAAGCTAATGGTTATCTCAGATGTTTGCAAAAGGAATACCGTGTTGCACGCTTAACATAAACAGCACAGAAACCTGAAATGTGCTTCTATATATTCTTAGCAGCGGACCAACAAATCACAAGACCAAGCAAACAGTGAAATGCAGAGCGTTTGATTTCATTCCAAATACATTTCCAGATGCATGTATTAAAACCTACTGAAAAAGAATCTGTACCCTCTCATCATACATAAGTTACAAAGATGATGCATGTAAAAATATGGAGCCAACAACAGCCAAAAACCCATAACCGATTCATCTTAACAAAATCACTATGCTGTTACAATGTAAAGAGAAAATTGGCTGTGATCTACGGTCTTATCACCTTTATTCTATGTATTTTGAGAAGACCCTAATTATGAATCGTCTATAGATCAAATGAAGCATTGAAAGTACTGGGCTATCAACTGTTTGACCAACCTATCACTGCATTGCCAGTATTTTGACAGTCCCTCCCGTCACCAGCTTTCGTCACCGTAGCAAATTAACAGAGCAAAGCTGATGGCAGAGGTGCAGATGCTGAGAAATGGTTGAACACATCTCTGGTCATTCAGGTTCATTATGGAAACTTCTGTACCATGTCGCAGCATCTTCTTGATTGCAGGCAGTGCCATAGTTTCACTGGAGTTAGTGCTTCCTTTCTTCAGATTACATGACTTGCAATGCAAATCACCTTGTGGAGCATTCCACGTTTGCAATGTAATCACAAGCATGCCCTTGGCATATGACTCATTACACAAGCAGCTCATGGCCTGCTGGAACGCAGCCAACATGCTTAACATGCGAACTCAGCCTATCAACCATCTCGGATATCTGATCTGACTCTGGGTGCTTTCTGTCCCCAACTGTGAACTCATGGAACGCCTCATCCAGTTCTATCGAACTAGACCCTGCTGTTTTCTGAGACCCTGTTCCTTTCATCTGCACCCTCACCTTCGCCATATCGCTCCACTGCCCAGCCTCTGCGTAGATGTTTGAAAGGACAGCATAGTTCCCTGCATTTGAGGGCTGCAGCTTGCTCAGCTTGTTCACTGCCAGTTCTGCATACTCCACGTTCTTGTGCAGTCGGCATGCACTGAGAAGGGACCCCCATATGACCCCATTAGGCTCCCAAGGCATGCTTTTAATCAGGTCAACGGCCTCCTTGATGAGCCCTCCTCGGCCAAGAAGGTCGACCATGCAACCATAATGCTCTATTTGGGGCATGATACCGTAGTCCGTCACCATGCTAGAGAAGTATCGGCGCCCTTCTTCCGCAAGCCCCATGTGTGTGCAAGCGCTGAGAACGTTGATCAGCGTCACCGCATCAGGGCGGAACCCTTGCTGCTTCATTTGAGCAAACAGATCCAGCGCCTTGTCTCCATGCCCATGCATTGCAAAACCTCCAATTATGGTGTTCCATGACACCGAATCCTTTTCGACTATCTCAGTGTCAAAGATGTAATCGGCCCGGTTAACACACCCACACTTGCAAAACATGTCCATCAGGGCATTGCATACAAGGGTTGATCTCCCCAGCTTCCTTTGCCGCACATGCCGGTGAATCCTCTTCCCAAGGGCAAGTGAGCCAGACTCAGCGCATGCAGCCAGGATACTCACAATCGCAGCTACATCAAGTTCCACAGTAGCCTCTTTCATCTGAGTAAACAACCTGCCTGCCTCCTCGACAAGCCCCTTCTGCGCGCATGCTGACACCATTATAGTCCATGTCACCAAGTTCTTGGTCGGCATCTTATCGAAGATCACCCGTGCCATCTCCATGTCTCCCTTCTTACAATAGGCCGACACCATCGTTGACCACGACACAACATTCCTCTCCGGCATGCGCTGGAATAGCTCAAATGCTTCCTCTGCTTCCCCAGCCTTAGCGTGCCCATCCAGCATTGTGTTCCAGCTCACCGTGTCCCTCTCTGGCATCTCGTCGAACATCCGCCTCGCGCCAGCTACCTCACCATGCCGCACCATCGCGGCCATGGCCGTGTTCCAGGACACGACGTCCCGTGttggcatttcgtcgaacacctTCCCGGCTTCCGCGAACCCACCGTTCTTGGAGTAGGCGTCGATGAGCGCGTTCCCGACGAAGGTGTCATCGGCGGCCCCGTGTTTTACGACGTGCGAGTGCGCCGCGCGGATGGGCGCGACACCGGCGGCGGCCAGCGCCTTGATGAGGAAGGAGTAGGTGAAGGTGTCCCGCTGAGGCATGGCGGCGAAGGCGGCGAGCGCGGCGTGCGGAAGGGAGTTCAGCGCGTAGGCTCGGAGGAGAGTGTTGGCGAGGAAGGTGGTGGCGTGCGGGTTGGGTAGCGCGGCGAAGACGCGGCGGCATGCGGGGACGCGGCGGAGGAGTGCGTAGGAGCCGATGAGCTTGGAGGCCGCGAGCGGGTCGCGATGGAGCCCCTGCTTGAGGAGCTGTGCGTGGAGCTCCTGCACGTGGCGGAGGCACGGGAGGCCGTGCGGGAGCGAGGCCAGGTGCTGCTCCAGGCCCCGGCGGTGCGACGGCGCGCCGCCCCACCGAGGTGCTGGGcgcagcacggcggcggcggcggcggcagacaTGGGAGCTCGATGACGCGGTGGCTCCACCGTGGTGGTCGCTGGAGAGGACAGAGGAGGTGGTGGGTGGTCGtcgtcgcggccggcgaggggagggagggaagcTCTGCTCGGTTCGGACAAGGAGGTCGTAGGATGTGGCCTGGGTAGCTGACATGTGGACCCTAGGCAAAACTAAACGGGGATGCGATGAGCCTGCCTGAGTTTGGGCCGGGCCCACACGGCGTACGGGATGGGCTGGACAAAGATCTagtaagtaaattttatagcattttattctataaaagatCTTTTCTTTAATGATGATACGTATTcactttttcttatttttagctCAGTTATTAAATTATGAGATGGATAATATTGATGAGATCTCACGAGAGTCTTTCTAGATAATGttatatagaatttgcttctgAGATCCTATTATCGGACGTCAACAATTGAGATGCAAGTGGGTGAGTTGGTCCGGATGGATAGGTGGGTGGAAAACCGGTATGAATTTCAAATTATAAACGTAATTTTCTCTCTCCAACCGTAGACATGTTTTCAAATTCATTTGAATCACAGTATTGTTTAGAATTAATACAATAAAACAAGATgaattatgaacatattttcatatttttattttttaaaattagtaTTTAAGTGTATTACTTCAACAT comes from the Phragmites australis chromosome 22, lpPhrAust1.1, whole genome shotgun sequence genome and includes:
- the LOC133905475 gene encoding pentatricopeptide repeat-containing protein At3g29230 encodes the protein MSAAAAAAVLRPAPRWGGAPSHRRGLEQHLASLPHGLPCLRHVQELHAQLLKQGLHRDPLAASKLIGSYALLRRVPACRRVFAALPNPHATTFLANTLLRAYALNSLPHAALAAFAAMPQRDTFTYSFLIKALAAAGVAPIRAAHSHVVKHGAADDTFVGNALIDAYSKNGGFAEAGKVFDEMPTRDVVSWNTAMAAMVRHGEVAGARRMFDEMPERDTVSWNTMLDGHAKAGEAEEAFELFQRMPERNVVSWSTMVSAYCKKGDMEMARVIFDKMPTKNLVTWTIMVSACAQKGLVEEAGRLFTQMKEATVELDVAAIVSILAACAESGSLALGKRIHRHVRQRKLGRSTLVCNALMDMFCKCGCVNRADYIFDTEIVEKDSVSWNTIIGGFAMHGHGDKALDLFAQMKQQGFRPDAVTLINVLSACTHMGLAEEGRRYFSSMVTDYGIMPQIEHYGCMVDLLGRGGLIKEAVDLIKSMPWEPNGVIWGSLLSACRLHKNVEYAELAVNKLSKLQPSNAGNYAVLSNIYAEAGQWSDMAKVRVQMKGTGSQKTAGSSSIELDEAFHEFTVGDRKHPESDQISEMVDRLSSHVKHVGCVPAGHELLV